A window of Gudongella oleilytica genomic DNA:
TCATGGAAGAGGGCTATGAGACTTTATTTTAAAGAAATATTTGCTGATGAAGAAATTGGGATAAGAACAAAAAAGGTAAAGCAATTGTTGGTAGAAGAGCTATCAAAACATGAATCAATTCAGGAACCAGAAAAAATAATTGAGGAAATACTGACTCATGTAGATAGTAATGCAAAGAAAGATAAATCTGATACTTTATTTTTCATTAGCAAACAACAGATGGAGGCTCTTGTTAACTTGGCTCTGGAGAATCCTAAGGGTGAATTAAATAAAGAAGACGTTAAGAGAGCATATAATTCTAAACCGAGTATCGACATGGCATTATTTGGAAGGATGGTAGCAAAAGATCAGGATCTAAATACTGATGCATCATCTCAAGTTGCCCATGCCATATCAACCCATGCAGTATCTAATGAATATGATTATTTTACAGCTGTAGACGATATTGATAATGAAGAACATGCCGGTGCAGGGCATATAGGTACAACTGAGTACAACTCTTCAACAGTATATCGTTATGCTACAGTAGCTGTCCATGACTTGTATGACCAGTTAGGAGATGATGTGCCTAGAGTTGTAAAAGGCTTTATTGAGGCGTTCGTCAAGTCTATGCCAACGGGCAAACAAAATTCTTTTGCCAATAGAACCTTACCAAGTTTGGTTTTGGTTAATATGAGAACTGATCAACCAATTAATTTAGTAGCAGCCTTTGAACAACCTATTTATCCTGGGGAAAGTGGTTTTATAAAACCATC
This region includes:
- the cas7e gene encoding type I-E CRISPR-associated protein Cas7/Cse4/CasC, which gives rise to MGNRLFCDVHVLQSLPPSCVNRDDTGSPKTAIYGGVTRSRVSSQSWKRAMRLYFKEIFADEEIGIRTKKVKQLLVEELSKHESIQEPEKIIEEILTHVDSNAKKDKSDTLFFISKQQMEALVNLALENPKGELNKEDVKRAYNSKPSIDMALFGRMVAKDQDLNTDASSQVAHAISTHAVSNEYDYFTAVDDIDNEEHAGAGHIGTTEYNSSTVYRYATVAVHDLYDQLGDDVPRVVKGFIEAFVKSMPTGKQNSFANRTLPSLVLVNMRTDQPINLVAAFEQPIYPGESGFIKPSAKQLESYETNLYKSMASKPSQSFLVHDGSIITNRESIDLNTLFEEAEAYIEEYANNFEGE